DNA from Acidobacteriota bacterium:
GAGCACCGCCAGCGCGGCGCCGAACAGTGCGCCCAGCTGGACGTTGTTCACCGCCTGGCGGATGAACTCGGCGCCGTCCATGAGGATCGTGATCTCGGCGCGGCCGGCGTAGTCGCGGTTGATCGCGTCGATCTCCCGCTTCAGGCGGTCCACTACCTCGACCGTGTTCGCGCCGGACTGCTTCATCACGTACATCCGCATGCCTGCGGCGCCGTTGATCCACAGCTCGTTCGTCAGTTCGCGGATGCCGTCGTCGACCCGTCCGACGTCCCGCACCAGGATCGGCCGGCCGTCGCGGATGGCGACGATCGTGTTCTCGACGTCGACCTTGCGTTCGAACTCGCCGATCGCGCGGATCAGGACCTCCCGGCCGGTCTCCAGCATGTCGCCGGCGGAGACGTTGCGGTTCTCACGCGACAGGGCGCTGGTGACCTCGCTCGGCGTGATGCCGAGCGCGGCCATGCGGTCGGCGGCGAGCTGGACCTGGATCTCTCGCACCCGACCGCCCTGGACTTCCACCGAAGCGACGCCTGGCAGACGTTCCAGCCGCCGGCTGATCGTCTGCTCGGCCATGTGGCGGACCTGGCGTGCGTCGCCGCTGCCGGACAGGCCAAGGAAGACGACGGGCATGTCGGAGAGGTTGAACTTGAACAGGGTCGGTTCGGACGCGTCCTCGGGCAGCATGCCGCGCACGAAGTCGAGTTGCTCGCGGATGTCGTTTACCACTTCGTTCAGGTCGACGCCCCAGTCGAACTGGGCCTGGATGCTGCTCATCCCCTCGGCGGACATGGAGTTCAACTGGTCGAGGCCGGTGACGGAGGAAAGGGCCTGCTCGACCGGCCTGGTGATCAGGGTCTCCATCTCTTCGGGCGCCACGCCCTCGTAGGTCGTCGTGATCGAGATCCGGGGCATGTCGACTTCGGGCATCAGGTCGACAGCGAGCTGGCGCACCGCGACCAGGCCGATCACGACGACGCAGACGTAGAGCATGGTCACGCCCACCGGGCGGTTGGCCGAAAGACGGGGGAGGTTCATGTTCGGCCTCAGAATCCCGCGGCGCCGGTGGGGGAGGGTTCAGACTCGTCGTGGACGACTCGCACGGGCGAGCCGTGTCCCAACTGGTTGTGGCCCATCGTCAGGACGAGTTCACCGACCTCGATCGGACCGGCGATCGCACTGTACTCGCCGGAGCGGCCCGCGACGGTCACCGCGCGCCACTGGGCGAGGCCATCGACCGGCACCATGACGCCCGTGGAGCGTCCGCCGTCCATCGCTACCCGTTCCAGCAGGGCGGCGCCGGGGACGATCAGGGCGTTGTCGAGGTCGCGCAGGCTGACGGAGACGTCGGCGTACATGCCCGGCAGAAGCAGTTCGTCCGTTTCGGCAAGCTCGCCCTCGACCAGCACGGTGCGGTCGTTGCGGCGGACCTCGCCGGCGACACGAAGCACGGTGCCGGAGAAGGTCCGCTCGCCCGTGGCCTCGGTGGCCACGTCGACGGCGGCGCCGGTCTGGACCGCCGAAAGATCCCGTTCGGGAACCCGGAACTGGACCAGGAGGGGCGCTTCCTCGACCAGGCGCAGGATCGGCGTGCCCGGCTGGACCAGGGCGCCGCGATCCAGGTAGCGGTCCGAGACGACGGCGTCGAATGGTGCGCGCACGCGGGTGTTGGCGAACTGCTCGGCGAGCAGCGCCTCGCGGGCCGTCGACTGCTGGACCTGGGCCTCGCCGGCGGCCAGGTTCGCCTTCGTCGTTGCGTACTGGGAGGAGACCTGCTGCTGCTCCTGCTCGGAGAGCAGGCCCTGGTCATAGAGCTCCATCGCCCGCTGGTAGTCGGCTTCGACGCCGACGAGCTCGGCGGCGGCGCGATCCCGGTTCGCTTCGGCGACGCCGAGCTGGCCGCGTGCCTCCTGGAGCTGGTTCCTCACTTCGATGTCCGCGATCACGGCGAGCACCGTGCCGGCGGCGACGTGCTGGCCGATACGCGCCGGTACGTCGACCAGGAGCCCCGAAACCTGGGGCGAGATGTCGGAGACCTCGCCGACGAGCTCGCCCGAGTAGGCGGTGCGCACGGAAAGGTGTCCGCGCCGCGCGGCGACGGCGCGCACTGGCACTGCCTGCGCCATCGTTGCGTCGCCTGCCTGGCCGCCGGCGCGGGCCTGCGACCCGAAGCCGAATACGAAGACGGCTGCCGCGACGAGCACGAGAGCCGCGACGGCAAGCCCCGCGATCTGCGGACGACTGATCCGACGGCGGCGCCCGGGGTCCGCGCCTTCCTTCGATTGGTGAAACATGGCCATGGGTTCGTCGTTCTCTTTCGTCTGGTGGGTTCTGCCGTCGCGTGGTCTACGCGCTTCCGGAGCCGGAGTTGCCCTTGTCGTCCGCCACGGCGCCGAGCACGTACTGGAGGCTGTCGGCGAGGATCGCGTAGAAGCGGATGAGCCGCTCCAGGCGCTCGACGACGACTTCGCCTCCCGCGTTCGGAGGTAGTGCCTGCTTCATCTCTTCCGCGCTGGCCTGGCGGTTCCGGTAGCGATCGGCGATTCGCAGCAGGAGACCCGGCTCTTCGTTGATCTGGAAGTAGTCGCGGCGGTCGCCCGGCCGGGTCACACGCTGGATGACGCCCATGTTCTCCAGCAGACGGGTGTTCGTGCTGATGCTGGCGCGGCTGACCCGAAGCCGCTCGGCGAGATGGTCGAAGCGGACCGGGTCGGGCGAGAGGATGAGCAGCCCGACGAGTCGGCCGGCGATCCGGGGCAGGCGATCCTCCTCGTGCGCCAGCCCCATCGCTTCGATGAAGCGCTCTTCCGCGGCGTGCAGGCTGATGTCGGCCGCGGCGGACGGCTCGGCGGGGCGGTCCGGCGCGGGAGTCGGTTCGGAGACGGTCATGAGTCAGGGATGTTGAATCATCCGGTTTGTTTTGTCAAGACTGAACAGGATGAAACTGATGAACGAAGTGGCTTTTCTGCGGCGCAAGCCACTAGGCTCGCCTTCATGTCTTCCTCGCGGCGTGGCTCAGGTCCCCGCTTCCTGCCCCTGCTGCTCGGCCTGGCGATGCTGGTCTTCGGCCTGCTGCAGATCAACGACCCGGATCCGCTGATCTGGGTGTCCTACTACGCCGCGATCGCCTGCGCCTGCACGGTCGCCGCCTACCGGCCGCTACCGAGGTTCGTGTTCCTGGCGTTGGCGGCCGTCACCGTCGCGGGGGCCGGCCTGACTCTGCCCGGCTTCGCGGACTGGATACTGAACCGCCCGACCAGTGACCTTTGGGCGCCGATGTCCGCGGACCGGATGTACATCGAGCACAGCCGAGAGCTCCTGGGACTGTTGATTGCCGGCGCCTTCCTCGTGACCGCGGACAGGCTCTCGCGACGCTAGGAGCCAGCGCTACGGTTCGCTCTCCGGTACCCCGGCGCTCATCATGAAGCCCATCATCATCTCGTCGGTGGAGGGCTGGCCGAAGCGCACCGTGCGATTCGAGTCGAAGCCGTAGCGCGCCGCTTTCTCGGCCGAGTTGTCGTACCAGGCGGTGTAGTCGATTCGCGTGCCCTTCGGGATGCGTTTCATCTG
Protein-coding regions in this window:
- a CDS encoding MarR family transcriptional regulator, whose protein sequence is MTVSEPTPAPDRPAEPSAAADISLHAAEERFIEAMGLAHEEDRLPRIAGRLVGLLILSPDPVRFDHLAERLRVSRASISTNTRLLENMGVIQRVTRPGDRRDYFQINEEPGLLLRIADRYRNRQASAEEMKQALPPNAGGEVVVERLERLIRFYAILADSLQYVLGAVADDKGNSGSGSA
- a CDS encoding efflux RND transporter periplasmic adaptor subunit; amino-acid sequence: MAMFHQSKEGADPGRRRRISRPQIAGLAVAALVLVAAAVFVFGFGSQARAGGQAGDATMAQAVPVRAVAARRGHLSVRTAYSGELVGEVSDISPQVSGLLVDVPARIGQHVAAGTVLAVIADIEVRNQLQEARGQLGVAEANRDRAAAELVGVEADYQRAMELYDQGLLSEQEQQQVSSQYATTKANLAAGEAQVQQSTAREALLAEQFANTRVRAPFDAVVSDRYLDRGALVQPGTPILRLVEEAPLLVQFRVPERDLSAVQTGAAVDVATEATGERTFSGTVLRVAGEVRRNDRTVLVEGELAETDELLLPGMYADVSVSLRDLDNALIVPGAALLERVAMDGGRSTGVMVPVDGLAQWRAVTVAGRSGEYSAIAGPIEVGELVLTMGHNQLGHGSPVRVVHDESEPSPTGAAGF